A part of Toxotes jaculatrix isolate fToxJac2 chromosome 24, fToxJac2.pri, whole genome shotgun sequence genomic DNA contains:
- the als2b gene encoding alsin isoform X1, with protein sequence METQRKSSGDDGGGERGLLHTWKGYSCSVTPEKLLLPRSVLQVALGTRHGVLLVEGGQVYSFGELSWKQSQVPEPVRPTLESALSGQRVVTVAAGSFHSGAVTEDGGVHMWGDNGAGQCGLSGLNIVPNPTPVALVDSDTSPPQTVPVLELACGKQHTLALSVQREVWAWGSGCQMGLNATNFPVWKPQKVEHLAGRYVLQVACGASHSLALVRCLGPQDVHRPPVDKCRQCNQLLYTMTDKEDHVIISDSHYCPLGVELTEDEGRLEAPAPTQGLKTSPSEPVLPSHFSTSNSDSPAPSKSADPTPNQDVEKGESALANGVLPGSDSDPTAQSKCGSGAVSVVKSSLYPDEQAVKDYLKKLSDNTQAEAKTTAGGLHALLPSAGGLTSTPSSTLNNLVASCASAVGERVASTYEALSLKRMMNFYLPSGVSRSGGQAGLTGAGAGDNTAERVRQEDSMQGKKSSSTGDIREEEAEGLRRRLSLPGLLSQGRYAVHLLSSSYALLLSPRLLRKAGRPRMRAVALTPLGGAVPEAQEVLPTLQTEVWSWGHGEHGQLGHGDNLARLQPLCIKSLNNKEVVRVAAGAHHSLAVTAQSQVFSWGRNSSGQLGHMESPSTVPRLAKLSEGIRVWDVSAGERHSLLLADGDCIQPIIYYSGQQVKDGEEESQTKELARPEEGEEEQERAGGYTPQPVLLPFCMNLGYVSSVFAGGRRCVALSDRNVMGFIASLHELAAAERKFYCKLCNVKTQIIRPLLELESLSSALGPVTLGLLQTLAGNFSLLCHLTGQHAASLTANLRRGRDVKSLLILDHASIFLDSYNEYCSSLGNFQVMGGIQALTKPSLDFFGKSPELLQRLSECSEENPAMADLLAAIFYLPTHHLHEYGRLLLKLATCFEVSTSDYQKLQDSCSKFEASVLQLKRKRKEAEYTFHFWKSFPGKMTDSLRKPHRRLICESSNKALTLQNAGRFSVNWFILFNDALVHAQFSTHHVFPLATLWVEPIPEENTGIYGLKVITPEETFTLLALSPMEKAKWLRSINQAVDQALSGTGQDTSSVSSGSGQKLEPPISRTASYTFYKDGRLKEAKYEGRWLAGKPNGRGVLKWPDGRMYTGEFKNGLEDGFGEFVAPNKTLNKNDYYQGYWKEGKMHGLGTYRYASGEVYDGSFQDGMRHGHGMLRSGKLNTSSPSVFIGQWQQDKKSGYGVFDDITKGEKYMGMWQDHLRQGTGIVVTQFGLYYEGAFKDNKMMGTGILLSEDDTAYEGEFSDDWTLNGKGVLTMANGDYLEGSFGGEWGSGLKVTGSYFKPHLFDADKDKTRVVKLGRLCVCAEDKWQAVFDECWSQLGCEAPDQGENWKAWENIAVALTTSRRQIQDSPEMLSRTHSKTLESLEVIPQHVGPITMERYHTIRLYLLKACDTPLHPLGRLLETLVAVYRMTYVGVGANRRLLHQAVNEIKSYLNRIFQIVRFLFPDLPEEGGLIPEPTTNMQDTKEPDSADAPPESPKPGRVVSSSALLLPVLLPRLYPPLFTLYALDKEREDDVYWECVLRLNKQPDLALLAFLGVQQKFWPVSIPDSTLALGEKQQVLSSTKDACFASAVETLQQISTTFTPSDKLQVIQLTFEEITQEVQSLLKQDFLWSMDDLFPVFLYVVLRARIRNLGSEVSLIEDLMDPCVQHGEHGIMFTTLKACYYQIQHEKIT encoded by the exons ATGGAAACCCAGAGGAAGAG CTCTGGGGATGACGGCGGTGGCGAGCGAGGCCTGCTCCACACCTGGAAGGGCTACTCCTGCAGTGTCACCCCAGAGAAGCTGCTCCTGCCCCGGTCGGTCCTTCAGGTCGCCCTGGGCACACGACATGGAGTTCTGCTGGTGGAAG GAGGTCAGGTGTACAGTTTTGGGGAGCTGTCGTGGAAACAGAGTCAGGTCCCTGAGCCGGTGAGACCCACCCTGGAGAGTGCTCTCAGCGGGCAGCGTGTGGTCACTGTTGCAGCTGGAAGTTTCCACAGTGGGGCGGTGACAGAGGATGGTGGCGTTCACATGTGGGGGGACAATGGTGCGGGACAGTGTGGCCTGTCGGGCCTCAACATCGTCCCCAACCCGACTCCGGTGGCCCTGGTGGACTCTGATACTTCCCCCCCTCAGACGGTGCCGGTGCTGGAGCTGGCCTGTGGGAAGCAGCACaccctggctctgtctgtccAGCGGGAGGTGTGGGCCTGGGGCAGCGGTTGCCAGATGGGCCTCAACGCCACCAACTTTCCTGTGTGGAAACCGCAGAAGGTCGAACACTTAGCAGGAAGGTATGTACTTCAGGTGGCCTGTGGAGCTTCTCACAGCTTGGCTCTGGTTCGCTGCCTGGGCCCCCAGGATGTCCACCGGCCCCCTGTGGACAAATGCAGACAGTGTAACCAGCTGCTGTACACCATGACAGACAAAGAGGACCACGTCATCATCTCTGACAGTCATTACTGCCCCCTTGGTGTGGAGCTGACTGAGGACGAGGGGCGGCTGGAGGCACCTGCCCCCACCCAAGGACTCAAAACATCCCCATCTGAGCCAGTCCTCCCCTCCCATTTCTCCACCTCAAACTCTGACTCCCCAGCACCTTCTAAAAGTGCTGACCCCACCCCCAACCAGGACGTGGAGAAAGGGGAATCAGCCTTGGCTAACGGAGTGCTGCCGGGCTCAGACTCTGACCCCACGGCTCAGTCCAAATGTGGCAGTGGCGCCGTATCTGTGGTCAAGAGTTCACTCTATCCGGACGAGCAGGCTGTCAAAGACTACCTGAAGAAACTGTCAGACAACACACAGGCGGAGGCAAAGACAACTGCTGGAGGTCTGCACGCTCTGCTG CCTTCAGCCGGAGGACTCACCTCCACCCCGAGCTCCACACTCAACAACCTGGTGGCCTCCTGCGCCTCCGCAGTGGGCGAGCGGGTGGCCTCCACCTACGAGGCCTTGTCCCTCAAAAGGATGATGAACTTCTACCTGCCCTCAGGGGTGTCGAGGTCAGGCGGGCAGGCGGGACTTACCGGTGCTGGCGCGGGCGATAACACCGCTGAGCGTGTCCGCCAGGAGGACTCCATGCAGGGCAAGAAGAGCTCCAGCACAGGGGACATCCGCGAGGAGGAGGCCGAGGGTCTGCGGCGCCGCCTCTCGCTGCCAGGACTCCTCTCACAGGGTAGATACGCTGTTCACCTCTTATCCTCCTCCTATGCCCTGCTGC TGTCCCCCCGGCTGCTGAGGAAAGCCGGTCGTCCCAGGATGCGTGCCGTTGCCCTCACCCCCCTGGGAGGGGCGGTCCCCGAGGCCCAGGAGGTGCTGCCCACCCTGCAGACGGAGGTGTGGAGCTGGGGCCACGGCGAGCACGGACAGCTGGGACATGGAGACAACCTGGCCAG ATTACAGCCGCTGTGCATCAAGAGTCTGAATAATAAGGAGGTGGTGCGGGTGGCGGCCGGCGCTCATCATTCCCTCGCTGTGACCGCTCAGTCTCAG GTGTTTTCATGGGGCAGAAACAGCTCTGGGCAGCTCGGACACATGGAGTCACCCAGCACCGTCCCCCGCCTCGCAAAG CTGTCGGAGGGCATCCGGGTGTGGGACGTGAGTgctggagagagacacagcCTCCTGCTCGCAGACGGAGACTGCATCCAGCCCATCATTTACTACAGTGGGCAGCAGGTGAAAGACGGGGAGGAAGAGAGCCAGACCAAGGAGCTGGCTCGGccggaagaaggagaggaagagcaggagcgGGCAGGAGGCTACACCCCTCAGCCTGTACTGCTTCCCTTCTGCATGAAC CTGGGTTATGTCAGCAGCGTGTTCGCAGGCGGCCGGCGGTGCGTGGCGCTCTCAGACAGGAACGTGATGGGCTTCATCGCCAGCCTCCACGAGCTGGCCGCAGCCGAGAGGAAGTTCTACTGCAAGCTGTGTAACGTCAAGACACAGATAATACGCCCCCTGCTGGAGCTGG AGTCTCTGAGCTCGGCCCTCGGCCCGGTGACCCTCGGGCTCCTGCAGACTCTCGCGGGTAATTTCAGCCTCCTGTGTCACCTGACCGGGCAGCACGCCGCCAGCCTCACCGCTAACCTGCGCCGTGGGCGTGATGTCAAAAGTCTGCTCATCCTTGACCACGCCAGCATCTTCCTCGACTCTTATAATGA GTACTGCAGCTCGCTGGGCAACTTCCAGGTGATGGGAGGTATCCAGGCCCTGACCAAGCCCTCGCT AGATTTCTTTGGGAAGAGTcctgagctgctccagaggctGTCAGAGTGCAGCGAGGAGAACCCCGCCATGGCCGACCTCCTGGCGGCGATCTTCTACCTCCCAACTCACCACCTTCACGAATACGGCCGGCTGCTGCTCAAGCTGGCCACCTGCTTCGAAGTG TCCACCAGTGACTACCAGAAGCTGCAGGACAGCTGCTCCAAGTTCGAAGCCTCGGTCCTCcagctgaagagaaaaagaaaggaggctGAGTACACGTTTCACTTCTGGAAGAGCTTCCCTGGCAAAATGACG GACTCTCTCAGGAAGCCTCACCGCCGGCTGATCTGCGAGAGCAGCAACAAGGCTCTGACCCTGCAGAACGCCGGGCGGTTCTCCGTCAACTGGTTCATCCTTTTCAACGACGCTTTGGTCCACGCGCAG TTCTCCACCCATCACGTCTTCCCTTTGGCCACGCTGTGGGTGGAGCCCATCCCAGAGGAGAACACTGGCAT ATACGGTTTAAAGGTGATCACACCAGAGGAGACCTTCACCCTGCTGGCCTTATCTCCCATGGAGAAG GCCAAGTGGCTTCGCTCCATCAACCAGGCGGTGGACCAGGCCCTGAGTGGGACCGGGCAGGACACGTCATCTGTCAGCTCGGGGTCAGGGCAAAAGTTGGAGCCTCCGATCTCCAGGACGGCCTCCTACACTTTTTATAAGGACGGACGTCTGAAAGAGGCCAAGTACGAAGGCCGCTGGCTCGCTGGAAAACCCAACGGcag GGGAGTGTTAAAATGGCCTGATGGGCGAATGTACACAGGGGAGTTTAAGAACGGACTGGAGGATGG ctttgGTGAATTTGTGGCTCCCAATAAAACACTCAACAAGAACGATTACTATCAAGGCTACTGGAAAGAAGGCAAGATGCACGGCCTGGGGACATACAG GTATGCCAGCGGTGAAGTTTACGATGGATCCTTCCAGGACGGCATGCGACACGGCCACGGGATGCTGCGCAGTGGCAAGCTCAACACCTCCTCCCCCAGTGTCTTCATCGGCCAGTGGCAGCAGGACAAGAAGAGCGGCTATGGCGTCTTTGACGATATCACAAA agggGAAAAGTACATGGGCATGTGGCAGGACCACCTGCGGCAGGGCACCGGGATCGTCGTCACGCAGTTTGGCCTGTACTATGAAGGCGCCTTCAAGGATAATAAGATGATG GGCACAGGGATCCTTCTGTCGGAGGACGACACGGCGTATGAGGGGGAATTCTCTGACGACTGGACCCTTAACGGGAAG GGTGTGCTGACCATGGCGAACGGTGACTACCTGGAGGGCTCCTTTGGTGGTGAATGGGGCTCCGGCCTCAAGGTGACGGGGTCCTACTTCAAACCACACCTGTTCGACGCCGACAAGGACAAGACCCGTGTTGT GAAGCTTgggcgtctgtgtgtgtgcgcggagGATAAGTGGCAGGCGGTGTTTGACGAGTGCTGGAGTCAGCTGGGCTGCGAGGCGCCGGACCAGGGAGAAAACTGGAAGGCCTGGGAGAACATCGCCGTGGCCCTCACCACCAGCCGACGACAGATCCAGGACAG tccGGAGATGTTGTCTCGGACTCACAGCAAAACCCTGGAGAGTCTAGAGGTCATCCCGCAGCATGTAGGACCCATCACTATGGAGAGATATCACACCATCCGCCTCTACCTCCTCAAG GCATGTgacacccccctccacccactgGGCCGGCTGTTGGAGACACTGGTGGCGGTCTACAGGATGACCTACGTGGGCGTTGGAGCCAACCGGCGACTGCTGCATCAGGCCGTCAACGAGATCAAGTCTTATCTCAACCGCATCTTCCAGATTGTCAG GTTTCTGTTCCCAGACCTGCCAGAAGAGGGCGGTCTAATTCCAGAGCCGACCACCAACATGCAGGACACGAAGGAGCCAGACTCGGCTGATGCCCCGCCGGAGTCTCCCAAACCTGG CCGTGTGGTGAGCAGCTCggctctgctgcttcctgtcctgCTGCCTCGTCTCTACCCACCGCTCTTCACCCTCTACGCCctggacaaagagagagaagacgaCGTGTACTGGGAGTGTGTCCTCCGCCTCAACAAGCAGCCAGACCTCGCCCTCCTCGCCTTCCTGGGCGTCCAGCA aAAGTTCTGGCCTGTTTCCATTCCTGACTCCACACTTGCACTGGGGGAGAAGCAGCAG gtCCTCTCCAGCACCAAGGACGCCTGCTTTGCCTCTGcagtggaaacactgcagcagatcAG CACGACGTTCACCCCGTCtgacaagctgcaggtgatccAGCTCACCTTTGAGGAGATCACACAGGAGGTTCAGTCACTGCTGAAGCAGGACTTCCTGTGGTCCATGGACGACCTCTTCCCCGTCTTCCTCTACGTTGTGCTGCGAGCTCG TATCAGGAAcctggggtcagaggtcagcctgATCGAGGACCTGATGGACCCCTGCGTCCAACATGGCGAGCATGGAATCATGTTCACCACGCTCAAG GCCTGCTACTACCAGATCCAGCATGAGAAGATCACTTAA